The following nucleotide sequence is from Roseofilum capinflatum BLCC-M114.
CCAGGTGAACGATCGCCAGTTCTACGAGCAGCCCGAACTCGATTTTATTCAGCAGACGCTCAAGGGGCGATCGGCGATCGTCGATGTGGGCGCAAATTCCGGTAACCACCTGGTTTATTTTGCCAAAATCTTAGGAGCAGAAACCGTCATTCCCATTGAATTTCAACCCGATATTATTGAAGCCCTCAAAACCAATATTGCCCTGAATCAAATCACCAACGTAGACCTCTCTAAATTAGGCTATGCCGTCGGCAAAACCCCCGGTCGCGCCCAACTGCAAAACCATCCCACCGGCGATCTCTGTTTAACCGAACTCAAGGAAGATACCAACGGAAGTGTAGAAATTTTACCCCTCGATCGGCTCATCACCTCTAGTATTGATTTCATTAAAATGGATGTGCAAGGATTAGAAATAGAAGTCTTAGAAGGGGCGGAAGGACTATTGCGGCAATTTCAACCCGATGGACTCATTGAAGTCACCAAAAGAAATCAACCGAGTTTTTTCAGCTTTTTGGAGCGCCTAAACTATACAATACTCAAAGAGTTTCGAGAATGGAATTACAGCAACTTTTATATTCAGCCTAGGGTTCAGTAAGATTGACCTACAGCACTTTGCGCTCTCTATGGCGGATATTTTGATCCCCCTTTCATGTCCGCTTGCGGAAAATCCCTCTTTTCAAGAGGGAGGGGAAACAAGATGAACTATTTCTTCAACCACAGCAGTAGGGCAAAAATAGCGAGAAGCAAGGCTTCAGTTGCTAAGAGTCCATTCAAGGTTTGGGTGTCTTCAGGTTGGAGAATAAACTGCGATCGCCAAATCGTATAGGGTACAAATTGCAGTAAGATGATCCCACCGAAGATGAGGAACACTGACCAAGCTAAACCCCGCCAGAGGGCGATCGCCCCTACAATATTAAAAATCAACAGGGCAACATCCATCCCTCGCCACAGTAGGGGTGTAGATAACCAGGGAGTCCCCGTTAACCCGACGATGTTGCCGATGTGAACGGTGGCTCCGTAGAGCAGAACTAACGCCAGAAACTTAGCATAACCAGCCGTCCAAGGATAGCTCAAGGCTGTATTCAGTGTCTCAGGAATCATGATTTTCAACCTCTCTAACTCAATCGAGTTTATAATTATGCCCGTGAACATTCACAGTATTTCAACGTTTTCCGGGGTTCCCGGTTGTGTAAAATTATTGCATACAGGAGAAATGAACCATGGCACAATCAACCCAATTTTGGGACAAGATCGCCGAGGGTTATGCCAAACAACCGATCGCCGATGAAGCCTCCTATCAGAAGAAACTGCAAGTCACCCGTGACTATTTTCGCCCCGATATGGAAGTGTTGGAAATTGGCTGCGGTACGGGTTCAACGGCTCTGATTCATGCTCCCTATGTCAAACAAATTCGCGCTATTGACTTTTCGGCTCAGATGATTGCGATCGCCCAAGAAAAAGCCGCCAATCAAAACATTACCAATGTCACCTTTGAACAAGCCAGCATTGACGACTTAAATATTCCCCCCCAAACCTTGGATATGGTCTTGGGTTTAAGTATTTTACATCTCCTAGAAGATAAAGAAGCTACTATTGCCCAAGTTTATCAGATGCTTAAACCTGGCGGACTGTTTGTCACCAGCACAAGTTGCCTCGGAGATTCCATGTTCTGGTTTAAGCTCATTGTTCCCCTATGCAGAATGTTGGGCTTTTTGCCTTTAGTTAAAATTTTTACAATTAAAGAGTTAACAGAAAGCTTAACGAATGCTGGATTAACTATCGATTACCAATGGCAACCCAGCAAAAATAAAGCGGTTTTTATAGTCGCTAAAAAACCCAATTAGGATTCATTTCTAGACAACCTGATGCAACACCTTACCCTCACTCGACCTGATGATTGGCATCTCCATCTGCGCGATGGTGATGCGCTCAAAGCCGTTTTACCCCATACGGTGCGACAGTTTGCCCGTGGGATTATTATGCCCAATTTGAAGCCCCCAGTGCGATCGCTCGCCGATGCTGCGGCTTATCGCGATCGCATTCTGGCAGCCATTCCAGAGGGTCAACAGTTCGAGCCACTCATGACCCTCTATCTCACTGATAATACTAGGCCAGAAGAGATCTTCAAAGCGAAGGATGCGGGGTTTGTGAAAGCCGTCAAATATTACCCCTCTGGTGCGACAACCCATTCAGAATTCGGGGTTACAGATATTAGTCGGTGCGATCGCGTCTTTGAAACCATGGAACAAGTCAACTTGCCTCTATTGCTCCATGGAGAAGTCACCGATCCAGACGTGGATATCTTCGATCGCGAAAAAGTCTTCATTGAGAAACATTTAATTCCCCTCAGACAGCGCTTTCCCCAACTGCGCGTCGTCCTCGAACACATCACCACCTCCGATGCCGTCGAATATGTCCTCAATACTGACAACATCGGCGCAACTCTTACTCCCCAACACCTCCTCTTTAACCGCAATCGCATCTTCAAAGGCGGTATTAACCCTCACTTTTATTGTCTGCCCATCTTGAAACGAGAAACCCATCGTCAAGCTCTCCTCAAAGCCGCCACCTCCGGCAATCCCAAATTTTTCCTCGGCACAGATAGCGCCCCCCATACCCGCACCAGTAAAGAAAATGCCTGTGGTTGTGCCGGTTGTTTTTCTGCCCTCCATGCCCTAGAATTGTACGCAGAAGCCTTTGAAAGTGTGAAGGCCCTGGATAAACTAGAAGCCTTCGCTAGTTTCTACGGGCCAGATTTTTATCAACTTCCCCGCAATACCGAACAGATTACCTTGACTAAAACCAGTTGGCGCATCCCCGATGAAGTCCCCTTTACCGAATCAGGGTTAGTTCCTCTACGCGCAGGACAGGAGATGACCTGGAAAATGGCTTGAGGTTACAGCACTTTGGGCTTTGCGGATAGGTTCATATCGCCCGCAGTCCCAAACGCGCGGCAATAGATAATGAGTAACTTTTTATTTTTAACTGATAATGGGGAATCATGAAGGGGAAATCAATACTCGGTTATAGCTATGTGGAAACGGTTTTGGCGGTCTTTGATCCAATGGATTCAGGGGTTATGGAGCAAGTTATTTGGCGATCGAGGAGAGTCAGAGGCCGTCAAAGAGAAGGAGCCGCAACCCCCCCTCGATCATGCGGGATATGAATTTGTGTTTATGCAACTGTTGGAAGGCGTTCATCAGGGATGGCAAGAGCCGCAGGTGCAGCAGTATTTGAGTAAGTTGTCCGATCGCACCACGCAAGACGGATGGCTGAATTGGTTGACTGAGTTTGGCGATCGCCTCTTGGAAAATCCAGTTCCCAATCACCAATTGGCTTCCCGGATGTTGAAGTTGGGGGAACTTGAACTGGGGGTGATTGGCCAAAAATCAACTCAAGTGGGGCGATCGCTGTTGCAAAAAACCTTTACCCCCGAAACCGTACAACCGATGACGGCTGAAGCGCAGGATCTATTTTATCAAGGCAATGCTTTGTATGAAAAGAAACAGTACAATCAGGCCTTGTCCCTTTGGGATCGAGCCTTGGCAGTCAAGCCCGATTTTTATCAAGTTTGGACGAATCGCGGCGTAGCCCTCAATCAACTCAAACGATATGAAGAGGCATTAGGCAGTTACGATCAGGCTTTGGCAATTAAGTCAGATTATGATATGGCCTGGAGTAATCGGGGGGTAGCCCTGAGAAATTTAGGCCGCTATCAGGAAGCGTTGGAGAGTTACGAACAAGCCCTCAAGCTACAGCCCAATGCTTTCGATCCTTGGCTGAATCGAGGCACAGTCTTAAGTGGGTTTGACCGGTTCGAGGAAGCCCTACAAAGTTTTCAGAAGGCCACAGAAATTCGCCCAGAAGCCTTTCAAGGGTGGGTCGGACAAGCGCGAATCTTAACCGGTTTGCAACGCTATGAAGAGGCGATCGCCGCTTGGGATGAGGTCATTGCTCGCCAGGAGGCCTTGGCTGATGCTTGGCAACAGAAAGCACGTTCTTTATATGCACTAGAACGCTATGAAGAAACCATTATCTGTTGTGAGCGAGCATTGCAATTAGAACCGGAACATCTAGAAACCATTTCCTATTGGAGTAAAGCCCAAGCCCGATTAAGTGGTTTAGCCGCTCAACAACAGGAGAGCCAAACCCAGGAACAACCGTTACAATCAGAGCCAGAATTAGAACCCGAAGGAAACAGCAGCGAGTCTTCAGGAGGAAACACGGATGACTGAACCCCCTAATCCTAACCCGGAAGTTCAAAAAACACAGATCGATCGCACCGCCTATCAATTCAGTTGGCGCTATTTTCCCCTCGGCGCTCAAATCCTCTGTATTGCCTTTGGAGCCTTAGTTTTAGTCCCCATTTTAACCGGATTAAATCCTAATGTTGCCCTATTGACCGCCGGTTTAGGAACCCTGGTTTTTCAATGGGTAACGGGGGGCAAAGTACCGGTTTTTCTCGCCTCTTCCTTTGCCTTTATTGCCCCCATTCAACTGGGGGTAGAAAAATATGGTTTAGCTGAAACCTTATCGGGATTAATGGCTGCGGGTATCGTCTATTTACTCTTAAGTATATTAATTGTATGGCGCGGTTCCGGTTTTTTGCTGCGGCTGTTACCTCCCGTGGTGACGGGGCCGGTGATTATGGTGATTGGTCTATCCCTTGCCCCCATCGCCATTGGTATGGCATCGAATGCAGGGGAAGGATACAGCGAAGGAGCTGCTCTAGCGGTTTCTGGTAGTGCCTTACTCGCTACATTATTAACCGTCTTATTCAGTCGGGGATGGTTGAAATTAGTGCCCATTTTAGTGGGTTTACTCGTCGGTTATCTGGTGGCTTTTCCGTTCGGCATGGTCGATTTAACGGCGATCGCCCAAGCTCCCTGGTTTGCACTGCCCCAATGTACCTTACCCAAGTTCCATTTACCCTCCATTCTCTTTATTGTTCCTGTGGCGATCGCCCCTGCCATTGAGCATTTTGGCGATATCCTTACCATTAGCGCAGTCGCTCAAAAAGACTACTTGCGAGACCCCGGTATCCATCGCACCCTCCTCGGAGATGGTTTAGCCACCAGTCTAGCGGCCTGTTTCGGCGGCCCCCCCAATACCACCTACTCCGAAGTTACCGGAGCCGTTGCCCTGATTAAAATCTTTAATGCCGGCATCATGACTTGGGCCGCAATTTTGGCAATTTTACTGGCTTTTGTGGGTAAACTAGGAGCCTTTTTGCGCTCCATTCCCGTACCCGCCATGGGCGGAATTCTGGTGATTTTGTTCGGTACAATTATCGTTGTGGGGATGAATAGCTTAGTACGCTCCGGAGAGGATTTAATCAAGCCTCGCAATTTAATTATTGTAGCCATTATCCTAGTGTTTGGAGTCGGCGGACTGAGCCTCAAAGCCGGAGAATTTGCCCTAGAAGGAATTGGTTTAGCCGGTATTTTTGGTGTCCTCCTCAATTGGCTCTTACCCGAATCCCCCGAACATTCTAGTTAACCGATTTATAGCGCTTCGCGCGGCAGAAGGGTAATTGATTACCAACTTTCTTACTCATTACCCATTACCCATTACTCCTTACCCATTACTCATTACCAGCGTGGAGCGCTCTCAAGGGTGACAACTGCTTCTCGAATACGCTCTAGGGCAAGTTGGAGCTTATCTAAAGAGGTGGCATAGGAAAGACGTAAATAGCCTTCTCCCTGTTCTCCAAAAGCAGTTCCGGGTAAGAGGGCAACCCCAGCTTGATGAAGGAGATAATCTGCTAAACCTTGACTGTTTAAGGGCAATTCTTTGATATTGGGAAACACATAAAATGCGCCTGGTGGGGTGAGACAGTGGATACCAGGAATGTCATTGAGTCCAGCCACGAGAATATCGCGCCGATTTTGGAAAGATTTGACCATTTCTTGTACTGAATCTTGGGAACCTTGCAAGGCTGCAATACCGGCTTTTTGGATAAAGGTACAGGTACAGGAATTAGAATTGAGCATGAGTAATTCTAAGGCGCTGATTAAATGTTGGGGAATTACGCCATAACCTAAACGCCATCCCGTCATAGAGTAGGTTTTAGAAAAGCCATCGACTAATAGGGTTCGATCTGCCATTCCCGGTAAACTGAGGAGACTGTGGTGAGGATGATCGTATAAGAGGCGAGAATAGATTTCGTCAGCGAGGATATAAAAGTTATGTTTAAGGGCTAAATGGGCGATCGCCTCTAAATCTGCTAAAGGTAAAAATCCTCCGGTAGGATTATGGGGGGAATTGAGGATCAATACCTTGGTTTTGTCGGAAATCAGCCCCTCTAAGTCTTCCACGCGAAAGCTAAATTCCCGCTCTTCCACTAAGGGTAAGGGAATGGGACAACCTTGGGCGAACTGGATCACGGAGCGATAGGTGGGAAAACCCGGATCGGGATAGATGACTTCATCCCCAGGATTAACCACCGCTAAAATCCCGAAAAAGAGTAAGGGTTTGGCTCCTGGAGTGATGATAATGCGATCGCTCCCCACCTCGATCTTGCGCGTTTCGCTCATATGAGCGGCGATCGCCTCCCGCAGTTCTGGCAACCCTAACGTTAAACTATAGCCGGTATATCCCTGGGCGATCGCCTCAGTTGCCGCTTGGCAAATATGAGCAGGT
It contains:
- a CDS encoding class I SAM-dependent methyltransferase, which codes for MAQSTQFWDKIAEGYAKQPIADEASYQKKLQVTRDYFRPDMEVLEIGCGTGSTALIHAPYVKQIRAIDFSAQMIAIAQEKAANQNITNVTFEQASIDDLNIPPQTLDMVLGLSILHLLEDKEATIAQVYQMLKPGGLFVTSTSCLGDSMFWFKLIVPLCRMLGFLPLVKIFTIKELTESLTNAGLTIDYQWQPSKNKAVFIVAKKPN
- a CDS encoding uracil-xanthine permease family protein, whose product is MTEPPNPNPEVQKTQIDRTAYQFSWRYFPLGAQILCIAFGALVLVPILTGLNPNVALLTAGLGTLVFQWVTGGKVPVFLASSFAFIAPIQLGVEKYGLAETLSGLMAAGIVYLLLSILIVWRGSGFLLRLLPPVVTGPVIMVIGLSLAPIAIGMASNAGEGYSEGAALAVSGSALLATLLTVLFSRGWLKLVPILVGLLVGYLVAFPFGMVDLTAIAQAPWFALPQCTLPKFHLPSILFIVPVAIAPAIEHFGDILTISAVAQKDYLRDPGIHRTLLGDGLATSLAACFGGPPNTTYSEVTGAVALIKIFNAGIMTWAAILAILLAFVGKLGAFLRSIPVPAMGGILVILFGTIIVVGMNSLVRSGEDLIKPRNLIIVAIILVFGVGGLSLKAGEFALEGIGLAGIFGVLLNWLLPESPEHSS
- a CDS encoding tetratricopeptide repeat protein, which encodes MWKRFWRSLIQWIQGLWSKLFGDRGESEAVKEKEPQPPLDHAGYEFVFMQLLEGVHQGWQEPQVQQYLSKLSDRTTQDGWLNWLTEFGDRLLENPVPNHQLASRMLKLGELELGVIGQKSTQVGRSLLQKTFTPETVQPMTAEAQDLFYQGNALYEKKQYNQALSLWDRALAVKPDFYQVWTNRGVALNQLKRYEEALGSYDQALAIKSDYDMAWSNRGVALRNLGRYQEALESYEQALKLQPNAFDPWLNRGTVLSGFDRFEEALQSFQKATEIRPEAFQGWVGQARILTGLQRYEEAIAAWDEVIARQEALADAWQQKARSLYALERYEETIICCERALQLEPEHLETISYWSKAQARLSGLAAQQQESQTQEQPLQSEPELEPEGNSSESSGGNTDD
- the pyrC gene encoding dihydroorotase, with translation MQHLTLTRPDDWHLHLRDGDALKAVLPHTVRQFARGIIMPNLKPPVRSLADAAAYRDRILAAIPEGQQFEPLMTLYLTDNTRPEEIFKAKDAGFVKAVKYYPSGATTHSEFGVTDISRCDRVFETMEQVNLPLLLHGEVTDPDVDIFDREKVFIEKHLIPLRQRFPQLRVVLEHITTSDAVEYVLNTDNIGATLTPQHLLFNRNRIFKGGINPHFYCLPILKRETHRQALLKAATSGNPKFFLGTDSAPHTRTSKENACGCAGCFSALHALELYAEAFESVKALDKLEAFASFYGPDFYQLPRNTEQITLTKTSWRIPDEVPFTESGLVPLRAGQEMTWKMA
- a CDS encoding pyridoxal phosphate-dependent aminotransferase, coding for MHQAERIGGLLSESAFEVLAKAKALEAQGRDIIHLEIGQPDFPTPAHICQAATEAIAQGYTGYSLTLGLPELREAIAAHMSETRKIEVGSDRIIITPGAKPLLFFGILAVVNPGDEVIYPDPGFPTYRSVIQFAQGCPIPLPLVEEREFSFRVEDLEGLISDKTKVLILNSPHNPTGGFLPLADLEAIAHLALKHNFYILADEIYSRLLYDHPHHSLLSLPGMADRTLLVDGFSKTYSMTGWRLGYGVIPQHLISALELLMLNSNSCTCTFIQKAGIAALQGSQDSVQEMVKSFQNRRDILVAGLNDIPGIHCLTPPGAFYVFPNIKELPLNSQGLADYLLHQAGVALLPGTAFGEQGEGYLRLSYATSLDKLQLALERIREAVVTLESAPRW